One window of the Osmerus mordax isolate fOsmMor3 chromosome 2, fOsmMor3.pri, whole genome shotgun sequence genome contains the following:
- the kctd4 gene encoding BTB/POZ domain-containing protein KCTD4 → LNFLRTGDLQLPDDFREAGLLRREAEFYRLSELVEAVAEWEGQRAAQREPAFLEVTDSHERSQGLKVYCSDPAFIEKVKGRLVQISKSRLDGFPEEFEVSSNVIQFRHFIKSEPGSRLVLKQDSTFLCTLECLKLETVMLALRGGFRLITSLDSSKGSVVVAEALHFVK, encoded by the coding sequence CTCAACTTCCTCCGAACGGGCGACCTGCAGCTACCCGATGACTTCCGGGAGGCGGGACTTCTGCGGCGGGAGGCGGAATTCTACCGGCTGAGTGAGTTGGTGGAGGCGGTCGCGGAGTGGGAGGGGCAGCGGGCGGCCCAGCGAGAGCCCGCCTTCCTCGAGGTGACCGACAGCCACGAGAGGTCGCAGGGCCTCAAGGTGTACTGCAGCGATCCCGCCTTCATCGAGAAAGTCAAAGGTCGCCTGGTGCAGATCTCCAAGTCGCGTCTGGACGGCTTCCCCGAGGAGTTCGAGGTGTCGTCCAACGTGATCCAGTTCCGCCACTTCATCAAGTCGGAGCCGGGCTCGCGGCTGGTGCTGAAGCAGGACAGCACCTTCCTGTGCACCCTGGAGTGTCTGAAGCTGGAGACGGTGATGCTGGCCCTGCGAGGAGGCTTCCGTCTCATCACCAGCCTGGACAGCAGCAAGGGCTCCGTGGTGGTCGCGGAGGCCCTGCACTTTGTCAAGTAG
- the LOC136965092 gene encoding translationally-controlled tumor protein homolog isoform X2 produces MISRTEGIDDSLLGANASAEVQDDGCESSTVSGVDIILNHKLQETPFDKNSYKAYIKEYMKAIKSKLDETNPERVKPFMTGAQEEVKNIMGNIKNYQFFTGESMNPDGMIGLLDYREDGTTPYMIFFKDGLDIEKC; encoded by the exons ATGATCAGCAGGACGGAGGGCATCGATGACAGTCTTCTCGGGGCTAACGCATCGGCGGAGGTGCAGGATGACGGCTGTGAGAGCAGCACGGTCAGCGGGGTGGACATCATCCTGAACCACAAGCTGCAGGAGACCCCCTTCGATAAGAACTCCTACAAGGCCTACATCAAGGAGTACATGAAGGC AATCAAGTCCAAGCTGGATGAGACCAACCCCGAGAGAGTCAAGCCCTTCATGACGGGAGCTCAAGAAGAGGTGAAGAACATCATGGGCAACATCAAGAACTACCAG TTCTTTACAGGGGAGTCGATGAACCCTGACGGTATGATAGGCCTGCTGGATTACCGTGAAGATGGCACCACCCCCTACATGATCTTCTTCAAAGACGGCCTTGATATTGAGAAATGC TAA
- the LOC136965092 gene encoding translationally-controlled tumor protein homolog isoform X1: MIIYKDIISGDEMFSDIYKITESQNGILYEVEGKMISRTEGIDDSLLGANASAEVQDDGCESSTVSGVDIILNHKLQETPFDKNSYKAYIKEYMKAIKSKLDETNPERVKPFMTGAQEEVKNIMGNIKNYQFFTGESMNPDGMIGLLDYREDGTTPYMIFFKDGLDIEKC; this comes from the exons ATGATCATCTACAAGGACATAATCTCTG GGGATGAAATGTTCTCAGACATTTACAAGATCACAGAATCGCAAAATGGAATTTTGTATGAAGTAGAGGGAAAG ATGATCAGCAGGACGGAGGGCATCGATGACAGTCTTCTCGGGGCTAACGCATCGGCGGAGGTGCAGGATGACGGCTGTGAGAGCAGCACGGTCAGCGGGGTGGACATCATCCTGAACCACAAGCTGCAGGAGACCCCCTTCGATAAGAACTCCTACAAGGCCTACATCAAGGAGTACATGAAGGC AATCAAGTCCAAGCTGGATGAGACCAACCCCGAGAGAGTCAAGCCCTTCATGACGGGAGCTCAAGAAGAGGTGAAGAACATCATGGGCAACATCAAGAACTACCAG TTCTTTACAGGGGAGTCGATGAACCCTGACGGTATGATAGGCCTGCTGGATTACCGTGAAGATGGCACCACCCCCTACATGATCTTCTTCAAAGACGGCCTTGATATTGAGAAATGC TAA